From Falco biarmicus isolate bFalBia1 chromosome 18, bFalBia1.pri, whole genome shotgun sequence, one genomic window encodes:
- the VDAC3 gene encoding voltage-dependent anion-selective channel protein 3, whose product MAVPPSYSDLGKSARDVFNKGYGFGMVKLELKTKSSSGVEFTATGSSNTDTGKASGSLETKYKIKDYGLTFTQKWNTDNTLGTEVSMEDQLAEGLKVALDTTFVPNTGKKSGKLKTSYKREYVNLGCNIDIDVSGPTIYGWAVLGYEGWLAGYQMAFDTAKSKLSQNNFALGYKAGDFQLHTNVNDGTEFGGSIYQKVNNKVETSVNLAWTAGSNNTRFGIATKYQLDEKTSIVAKVNNASLIGIGYTHALRPGVKLTLSGLIDGKNFSAGGHKIGLGFELEA is encoded by the exons ATGGCTGTCCCACCATCATACAGTGACTTGGGAAAGTCTGCCAGGGATGTATTCAACAAGGGATATG GATTTGGAATGGTCAAGTTAGAGTTGAAGACCAAGTCTTCCAGTGGGGTG GAGTTCACTGCAACTGGTTCTTccaacacagacacaggcaAAGCTTCAGGCAGTCTAGAGACCAAATATAAGATCAAAGACTATGGGCTTACATTCACCCAGAAGTGGAACACAGACAACACATTGGGAACAGAAGTTTCCATGGAGGATCAG ttggCTGAAGGATTGAAGGTGGCTCTTGACACTACATTTGTACCAAACACAGG gaaGAAGAGTGGAAAGTTGAAGACCTCCTACAAAAGAGAATATGTAAATCTAGGCTGCAACATAGACATTGATGTCTCTGGACCAACCATCTATGgctgggccgtgttgggctATGAAGGCTGGCTTGCTGGCTACCAGATGGCTTTTGATACAGCCAAGTCTAAGCTTTCACAAAATAACTTTGCCTTGGGATATAAGGCAGGAGACTTTCAGCTGCACACTAACGT GAACGATGGCACAGAGTTTGGTGGGTCTATTTATCAGAAGGTTAATAATAAGGTTGAGACATCAGTCAATCTTGCATGGACTGCTGGCAGTAACAACACACGGTTTGGTATTGCTACTAAGTATCAACTGGATGAGAAGACTTCCATTGTG GCTAAAGTGAATAATGCCAGCCTGATTGGAATTGGTTACACTCATGCCCTCCGACCTG GTGTAAAGCTGACCCTCTCAGGCTTAATTGACGGCAAGAATTTCAGTGCTGGAGGTCACAAAATTGGGCTGGGATTTGAGCTGGAAGCTTAA
- the POLB gene encoding DNA polymerase beta, with amino-acid sequence MSKRKAPRESPNEGITDFLTELANYERNVNRAVHKYNAYRKAASVISRYPSKIRSGAEAKKLDGVGAKIAEKIDEFLSTGKLRKLEKIRQDDTSASISLLTRVTGIGPAAARKFVEEGIKTLEDLRKNEHKLTHHQRIGLKYFEDFEKRIPREEMLQMQEIVLKEVSKLDPNYIATVCGSFRRGAESSGDMDVLLTHPSFTSESSKQSKLLRQVVEQLEKVHFVTDMLSKGDTKFMGVCQLPNKDDGTAYPHRRIDIRLIPKDQYYCGVLYFTGSDIFNKNMRTHALEMGFTINEYTIRRLGVTGVAGEALPVECEKDIFDYIQWKYREPKDRSE; translated from the exons ATGAGCAAGCGGAAGGCTCCCCGGGAGAGCCCCAACGAGGGCATCACCGACTTCCTCACCG AACTGGCCAATTACGAGCGCAACGTGAACCGGGCCGTTCACAAGTACAACGCATACAG GAAGGCAGCCTCGGTCATCTCCCGGTACCCCAGCAAGATACGGAGTGGGGCTGAGGCCAAGAAGCTG GATGGAGTAGGTGCTAAAATAGCTGAGAAGATAGATGAGTTTTTATCCACTGGAAAACTACGCAAACTGGAAAAG ATTCGACAAGATGATACAAGTGCATCTATCAGTCTCCTGACACGAGTTACTGGCATTGG tcctgctgctgctaggAAGTTTGTTGAGGAAGGAATTAAGACTTTAGAAG ATCTAAGAAAAAATGAGCACAAGTTAACCCATCACCAGCGTATTGGGTTGAA GTACTTTGAAGATTTTGAGAAAAGAATCCCAAGGGAAGAAATGCTGCAAATGCAG GAAATTGTGCTGAAAGAGGTCAGCAAGCTGGACCCAAACTATATTGCTACAGTCTGTGGCAGTTTTAGACGAG GTGCAGAATCAAGTGGCGATATGGATGTTCTGCTAACCCATCCAAGTTTCACATCTGAATCATCTAAACAg TCAAAACTTCTGCGTCAAGTTGTAGAACAACTGGAAAAAGTCCACTTTGTCACAGATATGCTGTCTAAAGGTGACACCAAATTCATG GGTGTCTGTCAGCTGCCAAATAAAGACGACGGAACAGCCTATCCACATAGGAGAATTGATATCCg ACTTATCCCCAAAGATCAGTATTACTGTGGTGTACTGTATTTCACAGGAAGTGATATATTCAATAAGAACATGAGAACTCATGCTCTGGAAATGGGCTTCACAATCAATGAGTACACAATCCGTCGCTTGGGTGTCACTG GAGTTGCTGGGGAGGCCCTACCTGTAGAATGTGAAAAAGATATCTTTGACTACATCCAGTGGAAGTACCGAGAGCCAAAGGATCGGAGTGAATAA